GGGTCGAGCGGCTCCTGGGCCTCTCGCGAGGCCACCATCGTGGTGTCACCCATGGACGGCTCTCCTTCCTTCGAACGCGCGGCCCAGAGTCACCTCGTCGGCGTACTCCAGGTCTCCACCTACAGGCAGTCCACTCGCCAGACGCGTCACGCGCAAGCCCAGATCGCGCAGAAGTCGCGTGAGGTACGTCGCGGTCGCCTCCCCCTCGAGGTTGGGGTCGGTGGCCAGGATGACCTCGAGGACGGTGCCGTCGGCGAGCCGCGTCATCAGCTCGCGGGTGCGCAGCTGCTCGGGGCCGATGCCGTCCATCGGCGAGATCGCTCCCCCCAGGACGTGGTAGCGCCCCCGGAACTCGCGCGTGCGCTCGATGGCGACGACGTCCTTCGGCTCCTCGACCACGCACAGCAGGGTCGCGTCGCGCCGCGGGTCGCGGCAGATGCGGCAGGTCTCCTCCTCGGCGACGTTGCCGCACACGGCGCAGAAGCGGACCTTCTCCTTCACCTGCACGAGGATCTCGGCGAGCCGACGGACGTCGACCGGGTCGGCCTGGAGCAGGTGGAAGGCGATGCGCTGGGCGCTCTTCGGCCCGACGCCGGGCAGGCGACCCAGCTCGTCGATGAGGTCCTGGACGATGCCTTCGTACATCAGAAGCCGAGGGAGCGACTGCCCCCGGACCCTTCGGGGCCGCGGTCGGTCTCGCCCGGCACGGCGTCGCCGCCGAGCGCCCCGAGGCCGGGCAGACCGGCGCCGTCACCGCCGGTGAGGCCGCCCAGACCGCCGGCGAGGGGGCCGAAGGCCTCCGCGGCCGCGGCGTCGGCCTTCGACCGCGCGTCGCGGTAGGCCGCGATGATCAGGTCCTCGAGGTCCTCGGTGTCACCGGGGTCGAAGGAGTTCGCGCGGATCTTCACGCCGCGCATCTCGCCGGTCCCGTCGACGGTCACGGTGACGAGACCGTCGGCGACGGTGCCCTCGATCTCGGCCTCGGCGAGGCGCTCCTGCGCGGAGACCATCTGCTGCTGCATGGCCTGGGCCTGCTCGAGCAGGGCGTTCATGTCGAAGCCGCCTCCGAACGGGTTGGTCTCAGTCATGGGTGCCTCTCCAGGGGGTGCGGTGGGTGCGGGTTCGCGTTCGGACGGGTGGGTGCGGCTGCTGGTTCCGGGCGCCGGGCGGGGGTGGCCGGGTCCCGGCTCACCGGTGCGGGATCTCCTCGATCACCTGGGCGCCGAGCCGCTCGCTCAGCAAGGTGGCGGTGTCCTGGGCGCTCAGCGTGGGGTCGTCGCGGTCCGCCGCGGCGTCCTGGGTGGCGGGGTCGACCTTCGGCTCCGCCGCCGCCGCCTCGAAGTTCTCCGGCCGGGGGCGGCCGCGGCGCGGCGCGGGAGGGGGTGCCGAGGCAGTCGGGGGGGCGTCGTCGTCGGGCGGGGGCGGCTCGTCGTCGGACCAGGGCGGCTGGTCGCCGCTCGCGCCCGGCGCCCCACCGGGGGCGCGGGCGGGGTCGGGGGTCCACCCGGGACGGGTCGAGTCGGGGCGTCCCGAGCCACCGGGGCGTGCGCCGGGGCCTCCGCGGGCCTCGGACGTCGCTCCCTGGTCAGCGCCGGGGGCGAGGGCGTCCGGCGCGCCGGCTCCGGAGGGGGCACCCGCCCGAGCGCCGTCGGGCGCCGGGGCGGACCGGGTGTCGGCGCGCGCGTCCGGTGCGGCCACCGCCGACCTGCGGACCACGTCCGGCGCCCCGCCGGGCTGCGCGGCGGGGTCGTTGATCGCGTCGACGTGCCACTCCTGGCCGACGAGGTCGATGAGCACCTGCTGGACGAGCACGTCGCTGCCGCCCTTGACGAACGACTCCCGGGCGCCGGCGTTGTTGAAGCCGATCGTGAGGGTCCGGCCGTCCAGGCCGATGACCTGGGCGTGCTGGCTGAGCTGGATCCAGGTGACCCGGCGCTTGGCCTTCACCGCCTCCACGACCTCCGGCCAGAGCCGGCGCATGTCGGTGAGCGTGAGCCCTCCGGCTCCCGCTGCGTCGGTGGCCGGGGGTGCGGGAGACGCCTGAGCGGCCCCCGCGCCGAAGGCGGACCCCATGCCCGCGGACGTCGGCAGCTGCTCGGCACCCGGGCGTGCGGGTGCCGGTGGCGCGGAGGCGCCCTGCGGGCCGTCCGGCGCGCCCGAGTCCTGGGGGGCCGAGTCCTGT
This DNA window, taken from Nocardioides sp. HDW12B, encodes the following:
- the recR gene encoding recombination mediator RecR, translating into MYEGIVQDLIDELGRLPGVGPKSAQRIAFHLLQADPVDVRRLAEILVQVKEKVRFCAVCGNVAEEETCRICRDPRRDATLLCVVEEPKDVVAIERTREFRGRYHVLGGAISPMDGIGPEQLRTRELMTRLADGTVLEVILATDPNLEGEATATYLTRLLRDLGLRVTRLASGLPVGGDLEYADEVTLGRAFEGRRAVHG
- a CDS encoding YbaB/EbfC family nucleoid-associated protein; this translates as MTETNPFGGGFDMNALLEQAQAMQQQMVSAQERLAEAEIEGTVADGLVTVTVDGTGEMRGVKIRANSFDPGDTEDLEDLIIAAYRDARSKADAAAAEAFGPLAGGLGGLTGGDGAGLPGLGALGGDAVPGETDRGPEGSGGSRSLGF